The nucleotide sequence CTCCAGATGTTCTCCGCGGCCATGTGTTCAACCTCCATATCGATGCCCGAGGAGGTGGACACGGCTCCGCATCACGGCTCCCACCAGGGGCTCTACGGGCGGGTGTCCTGCCTCGGGGGCGGCAAACCCGACATCCCCTTGCGGACCTTCATTCGGCCCACGCCCGCGCCGAGGCCACGCCGGCAGGCGTCCTCGTCACGGACCGGATCACCCCGCGTTGCGCACTCGTGCCGACGGCAGGCTCACACCGCAGGCCGGCGGCGCACGTCGCACGGGTCCCAGTCGCGGTGCCAGAGGGCTTCGAGGCCATGTTCGTGGAGATACCGCATCTCGATGTCGTGGAGGGGGTACAGGCCCACGATGTCGATGAGGTCGTGGCCCTCATGGCCGACGGCGCTCACGTCGAGGCCGGTGCAGTCGGCCGGGTCGGGAAGGGCGGGAGCGAAGACGCAGAAGGCCGTCATCTCCGATTCCGGAGTGACCCGTTCACCGAGGTCGATCGTGTCGCCGAAGGCGAAGGTGCAGGTGCCACGCATCCCGTCGGCTATGAAGCTCAGGGCCTCGGCCCAGACGACGTCGTCCGAGCGGACGCTGATGTGGAGTTCGGGGGTGCTCTCCCGCCATGCGGGGTGCTCGGCCAGGGAGACTCCGTAGGTGAACGCGGTCAGCATTCCTTCGGAGAGGCCCTCGTAGACGAGGGTCGTCACTCCGGGCAGAGCTGGCGACGAGGACTCCTGGGAGTAGAACTGGGCCTCGGCGCCGCCGGAGAGACGGTCGAGATGGGCGAGGTACTTCTCCGCGCGGCTGTCCACGGGCCCAGAATGCAACATGGCTCGACGGAGCCTTCCGGCGGGCCCACTCCGGCCCGCTGCAACCCATGCGACGGCCCAGGGCAGACCACGGCCTCCCGCCCCCGGCGACGCCTCACTCGGAGCCCTCCTCGCCCCCCGCCGTATCCACCTCGGCCCAGATCGTCTTCCCGCCCCCGCTCTCGTACCGCGTCCCCCAGCGGTCCGCGAGTTGGGAGACGATGAACAGGCCACGGCCTCCCTCGTCGCCTTCCTGTGCGTGGCGTAGCAGGGGGGCGTTGCCGCCGCCGTCGGAGACCTCGATGGTGAGGGCCTGGTCGAAGATGAGGCGGAGGCGGGCGGGAGGGGCGCCGTGGCGGACGGCGTTGCCCGCGAACTCGCTGACGATGAGCTGGCCGTTGAAGCGGGTCTCCTCGTCCAGCCCCCACTCGCGCAGGTGTTGCTCGCAGCAGGCGCGGGCGGCCTCCGCCGCCTGGGGTCCGTCGGGCAGCGAGAGGGTCGCCACGCGCTCGCCGGGGAAGGCCATGACCCGGCAGACCAGCACCTGCGCCTCGATCGCGCGCGGGTGGGAGGTGAGCAGGGCGGCCAGTTCGTCGCAGAGGGCCCGCGGGTCCACGCCGTCGGAACCGGGGAGCCGGTCCAGGGCCTTTCGCAGCAGGCCGGGGACGGCGCCGGGGTCGTCGGTGAGTCCGGGGGTGTGCAGGATCAGCAGCGAATCGGGCGGGACGGCGGCGGTGACGGACGGGATCGGTTCGGCCGGTCCGCCGAGGCAGGGGCCCTCGGGGGTGGCGATGGTGTCGACGGTGCGGTCGGGGCGGACGAGGACGACCTCGGGCCCGCCCGCCCGCGCGACGGTGACCTCGCACGACAGCGGGTCCCACTCGGCGTACGTGCACCCGGCCCGCAACGGGGTCCGCGCCGTCTTCTCCTCGCGCTGCGCAGCGCTCCGGTCGCGGGCCAGGGTGGCGGTGGTACGGCTCAGCCGAGCCAGCAGCTCCCCCGGCTGGAGGTCGAGCGTGGCGAGGGAGCGGCCGGCCGTCCTCAGCTCGCCCATGGTGGTGGCCGTCCGTACGCCGAACCCGGTGACCTGACCGACGGCGAGCCCGGTACGGGCCCCCGACAGCGGCATCACGTCGAACCAGCCGCCCCCGCTCTCCTCCCCCGGCAGCCGGAGGTCCGCGATGTCGAGCGCGGCCCCGGTCGGCGGGTGCCTCGGAAGCAGCGAGTGCTGGATGGCCAGCGCGATGGTGTGCTCGCGGTGGAAACTCCGGGCGTGGTCCAGGCACCGCGCGGTGTGCGCGCAGACCTTCTCCACGAGGGCGATGTCCTCGCGGGAGAACGGGGCCGGTGTCTCGCCCCGGTAGAGAAGCAGCATGCCGAGTACGGTCCCCTGGCGCGTGATCGGGGCGGCGAGCAGCGCGTGCGCTCCGGCCTCCCGCAGCAGCCGTCCGATCGCGGGCTCGGAGTCCAGCCAGCGGGTGTCGGCCACGAGGTCGGTGGCCCGCGGCGCCCGGGCGGCCAGGAGCGGGGCGAAGGGCCGCTGGTCCGCGGGCCAGACGTGGCCGTTCCCGGCAGCGCCGCTGCACGCGATCGGGCACAGCGGTTCGAGGTGGTGCCGGGCCAGCGGCGGGGGTTCGCCCTGGGTGAGGTGTTCGGCGAGGGCGATGACCACGGTGTCGGCGGCGGAGGGGACGAGCGCCTCGGCCAGCTCGGTGCAGGTGGTGTCGTGGTCGAGGGTGTCCCCCACCTCGTTCTGGATGGCCGCCAGTCGCCGCAGCGG is from Streptomyces seoulensis and encodes:
- a CDS encoding suppressor of fused domain protein gives rise to the protein MDSRAEKYLAHLDRLSGGAEAQFYSQESSSPALPGVTTLVYEGLSEGMLTAFTYGVSLAEHPAWRESTPELHISVRSDDVVWAEALSFIADGMRGTCTFAFGDTIDLGERVTPESEMTAFCVFAPALPDPADCTGLDVSAVGHEGHDLIDIVGLYPLHDIEMRYLHEHGLEALWHRDWDPCDVRRRPAV
- a CDS encoding ATP-binding SpoIIE family protein phosphatase: MEGDARRERTLETCPEAMRVACEALAVSPLAICVLDDELRVTDCNESAHRLLSGTDPTGQVLTDVLPLRDPEAETEHAREVRTSGVASLNRLVRTRQNLHGGSRTLSLSLFPMAPDKEGSGLICTIADVTPDEADDSGADPLRRLAAIQNEVGDTLDHDTTCTELAEALVPSAADTVVIALAEHLTQGEPPPLARHHLEPLCPIACSGAAGNGHVWPADQRPFAPLLAARAPRATDLVADTRWLDSEPAIGRLLREAGAHALLAAPITRQGTVLGMLLLYRGETPAPFSREDIALVEKVCAHTARCLDHARSFHREHTIALAIQHSLLPRHPPTGAALDIADLRLPGEESGGGWFDVMPLSGARTGLAVGQVTGFGVRTATTMGELRTAGRSLATLDLQPGELLARLSRTTATLARDRSAAQREEKTARTPLRAGCTYAEWDPLSCEVTVARAGGPEVVLVRPDRTVDTIATPEGPCLGGPAEPIPSVTAAVPPDSLLILHTPGLTDDPGAVPGLLRKALDRLPGSDGVDPRALCDELAALLTSHPRAIEAQVLVCRVMAFPGERVATLSLPDGPQAAEAARACCEQHLREWGLDEETRFNGQLIVSEFAGNAVRHGAPPARLRLIFDQALTIEVSDGGGNAPLLRHAQEGDEGGRGLFIVSQLADRWGTRYESGGGKTIWAEVDTAGGEEGSE